A genomic region of Clavibacter michiganensis subsp. insidiosus contains the following coding sequences:
- a CDS encoding Gfo/Idh/MocA family protein produces the protein MSMTMPPAPARTPDGDDARPLRFGVIGAAGIATSVVPDMLLVPGVEVVAVHSRSRASSAALAQGHGIARIHDTVDALLADPEVDAVYVATPHTLHRSQAEAALRAGKHVVCEKPATTTAADTRALVDLARAEGLLFLEALWMAFSPGYLAVRQAIADGRIGDPRAISVAFGFVTDGTGRLWDPEVGGGTLLDMGVYPLAFAHGLFGTPSSVSAVGTVTDGGVDTEVAILLGWPDGRHATLACSLVAALPTGATVSGTAGRIEVDPLFLASRALTIVPADGDPERQEHAIEGRGYVPMFRAARDAIRAGAVECAEMPHAETVALAELMDGILTDIGAR, from the coding sequence ATGTCGATGACGATGCCGCCCGCCCCCGCCCGCACGCCCGACGGGGACGACGCCCGACCCCTCCGCTTCGGCGTGATCGGCGCCGCCGGCATCGCGACCTCGGTCGTCCCCGACATGCTGCTCGTCCCCGGCGTCGAGGTCGTCGCCGTGCACTCCCGATCGCGCGCCAGCTCCGCGGCGCTGGCCCAGGGGCACGGCATCGCCCGGATCCACGACACCGTCGACGCGCTCCTCGCGGACCCCGAGGTGGACGCCGTCTACGTCGCCACCCCGCACACGCTCCACCGCTCGCAGGCCGAGGCCGCCCTCCGCGCCGGCAAGCACGTCGTCTGCGAGAAGCCCGCCACCACCACGGCCGCCGACACCCGCGCCCTCGTCGACCTCGCCCGCGCCGAGGGGCTGCTCTTCCTCGAGGCGCTCTGGATGGCGTTCTCCCCCGGCTACCTCGCCGTCCGCCAGGCCATCGCGGACGGCCGCATCGGGGATCCGCGCGCCATCTCCGTCGCCTTCGGCTTCGTCACCGACGGGACGGGCCGCCTCTGGGACCCGGAGGTCGGCGGCGGCACGCTCCTCGACATGGGCGTGTACCCGCTCGCCTTCGCGCACGGCCTGTTCGGCACGCCGTCGTCCGTCTCCGCGGTCGGCACCGTGACCGACGGCGGCGTCGACACCGAGGTCGCGATCCTGCTCGGCTGGCCCGACGGCCGCCACGCCACCCTCGCCTGCTCGCTCGTCGCCGCCCTCCCCACCGGCGCGACCGTCAGCGGCACGGCCGGCCGCATCGAGGTGGATCCGCTCTTCCTCGCCTCCCGCGCGCTCACGATCGTGCCCGCCGACGGGGATCCCGAGCGTCAGGAGCACGCGATCGAGGGCCGCGGCTACGTGCCCATGTTCCGGGCGGCCCGGGACGCGATCCGTGCGGGCGCCGTCGAGTGCGCCGAGATGCCGCACGCGGAGACCGTCGCCCTCGCCGAGCTGATGGACGGGATCCTCACGGACATCGGCGCGCGCTGA
- a CDS encoding NAD(P)H-dependent oxidoreductase — MTHVLVLVGSLRTGSTNQQIAEAAVRHAPDGVTLDIHAGLDRLPFYNEDIDVEGSVPAEAVAFRDAIAGADALLVVTPEYNGTMPAVLKNAIDWASRPFGASALAGKPTAVIGSAFGQYGGVWAQDEARKALGIAGAHVLEDVRMAVPESVIRFAERHPADDAEVVEQLRAVLDAVRTSATAA, encoded by the coding sequence ATGACGCACGTCCTCGTGCTCGTCGGCAGCCTGCGCACCGGCTCCACCAACCAGCAGATCGCCGAGGCGGCGGTGCGCCACGCCCCCGACGGCGTGACCCTCGACATCCACGCCGGCCTCGACCGGCTCCCCTTCTACAACGAGGACATCGACGTCGAGGGATCCGTGCCCGCCGAGGCCGTGGCCTTCCGCGACGCGATCGCCGGCGCCGACGCGCTCCTCGTCGTCACGCCCGAGTACAACGGCACGATGCCCGCGGTGCTGAAGAACGCCATCGATTGGGCCTCCCGCCCCTTCGGCGCCTCCGCGCTCGCGGGGAAGCCGACCGCCGTGATCGGCAGCGCCTTCGGCCAGTACGGCGGCGTGTGGGCGCAGGACGAGGCCCGCAAGGCGCTCGGCATCGCCGGCGCGCACGTGCTCGAGGACGTGAGGATGGCCGTCCCCGAGTCGGTCATCCGGTTCGCCGAGCGCCACCCGGCGGACGACGCCGAGGTCGTGGAGCAGCTCCGCGCGGTGCTCGACGCCGTGCGCACCTCCGCCACCGCCGCCTGA